A genomic region of Phoenix dactylifera cultivar Barhee BC4 unplaced genomic scaffold, palm_55x_up_171113_PBpolish2nd_filt_p 000100F, whole genome shotgun sequence contains the following coding sequences:
- the LOC103715485 gene encoding zinc finger CCCH domain-containing protein 13, producing MLGRKLYKTKLCILYQRGRCPRQSCNFAHGDAELRRFAGSFTGRRDYRNGDLRDKLDRRHSPYRRYAPLRDARGHHSFRSHKPISHERGSSHSRSPIKRSERRYRKKQRMDGESDISGSLKISDGAKDRKKEDKVSSHDEKDDMEEQLKQIQLDIEMLDDHKSQLEIFLEEKVDEAQKLSSRIEDLESKLNKEQENCKRITLKIKKFIKAHGRYVKAQEELKRSQTRLQKLGDQLSSETLKTSVNEEDSSVNVVSAGEPNGDGDNQISPRNDLLQKNVSSANRRFFVDPATSEEAKIGNSQKRERSSEVITKSEKLIKSEGPASNSEHNNKGAETTKKVLTSNKSWAGDYKHKQGKFDSASAAPLDKVKSSESRHLLPSTSMAAHAVDEFIEVIEIEEKHEANETATDFENGDLDNRTTKSAYMPPPPPPVTQNAYKQYEGDDEDVDVEKVDAEMVDLDINSEVEIEQI from the exons ATGCTGGGGCGGAAGCTGTACAAGACGAAGCTGTGTATACTCTACCAGCGGGGCCGTTGCCCTCGCCAGAGCTGCAACTTCGCCCATGGAGACGCCGAGCTCCGCCGCTTCGCCGGCTCTTTCACCG GTAGACGGGACTATAGAAATGGCGACTTGAGAGATAAGCTCGATAGAAGGCATTCTCCTTATCGGAGATATGCCCCTTTAAGAGATGCAAGAGGCCATCATTCATTTCGTAGTCATAAACCAATCTCTCATGAAAGGG GCTCTAGTCATTCAAGGTCCCCGATCAAAAGGAG TGAAAGAAGGTATAGGAAGAAGCAGCGTATGGATGGAGAAAGTGATATCTCTGGAAGCCTTAAAATTTCTGATGGTGCTAAagatagaaaaaaagaagacaaggtTTCATCTCATGATGAGAAAGATGATATGGAAGAGCAG TTAAAGCAAATACAGTTGGATATTGAGATGCTTGATGATCATAAATCTCAACTAGAG ATCTTTTTGGAGGAAAAAGTTGATGAAGCACAAAAGCTTTCTAGCAGAATAGAGGACCTTGAGTCAAAACTGAACAAGGAACAAGAAAATTGTAAAAG gattactttaaaaattaaaaagtttATTAAAGCTCATGGGCGTTATGTAAAGGCACAGGAGGAGTTGAAAAG ATCACAAACTCGTCTCCAGAAGTTGGGTGATCAGCTTAGTTCGGAAACCTTAAAGACTAGTGTCAACGAAGAAGATTCAAGTGTAAATGTTGTAAGTGCTGGAGAGCCTAATGGTGATGGTGATAATCAGATCAGCCCAAGGAATGATTTGCTGCAGAAGAATGTTTCGTCAGCCAACAGGAGATTCTTTGTTGATCCAGCAACCAGTGAAGAAGCAAAAATAG GGAAttcacaaaagagagagagatcttcAGAGGTGATAACTAAATCAGAGAAGCTTATTAAGTCTGAAGGGCCTGCTTCTAATTCAGAACATAATAACAAAGGAGCTGAGACAACAAAAAAAGTCCTCACTAGCAATAAGTCTTGGGCAGGCGACTACAAGCATAAACAAGGAAAATTTGATTCTGCTAGTGCTGCCCCCCTGGATAAG GTGAAAAGTTCTGAATCGAGACACTTATTGCCTTCAACCAGTATGGCTGCTCATGCAGTAGATGAATTCATTGAAGTCATTGAAATTGAGGAGAAACATGAAGCAAATGAAACTGCAACAGATTTTGAAAATGGTGATCTCGATAACAGAACCACCAAGTCAGCTTATATGCCACCCCCTCCTCCACCAGTCACTCAAAATGCATACAAGCAG